In Rhinolophus sinicus isolate RSC01 chromosome X, ASM3656204v1, whole genome shotgun sequence, a single genomic region encodes these proteins:
- the BRS3 gene encoding bombesin receptor subtype-3 has product MPQRQPQSPNQTLISTTNDTESSSSVVPNDTKNKGWTTENSPGIEALCAIYITYAVIISVGILGNAILIKVFFKTKSMQTVPNIFITSLAFGDLLLLLTCVPVDATHYLAEGWLFGRIGCKVLSFIRLTSVGVSVFTLTILSADRYKAVVKPLERQPSNAILKTCAKAGCIWIVSMIIALPEAIFSNVYTFQDPNKNMTFESCAFYPVSERLLQEIHSLLCFLVFYIIPLSIISVYYSLIARTLYKSTLNIPTEEQRHARKQIASRKRIAKTVLVLVALFALCWLPNHLLYLYRSFTYQTYVDPSAIHFVVTIVSRILAFSNSCVNPFALYWLSKTFQQHFKAQLFCCKAELPELPADTPLNNLAVMGRVPCAGSTQVSEISVTLFTGGSVKKEDDRV; this is encoded by the exons ATGCCTCAAAGACAGCCTCAGTCACCTAATCAGACTTTAATTTCAACCACAAATGATACAGAATCATCCAGCTCTGTCGTTCCTAATGATACCAAAAATAAAGGATGGACCACAGAGAACTCTCCAGGAATAGAAGCATTATGTGCCATCTATATCACGTATGCTGTGATCATTTCAGTGGGCATCCTTGGAAATGCTATTCTCATCAAAGTCTTTTTCAAGACAAAATCCATGCAAACGGttccaaatattttcatcaccagCCTGGCTTTTGGAGATCTTTTACTTCTGCTAACTTGTGTGCCAGTGGATGCAACTCACTACCTTGCAGAAGGATGGCTGTTCGGAAGAATTGGCTGTAAGGTGCTCTCTTTCATCCGGCTCACTTCTGTTGGTGTGTCAGTGTTCACGTTAACAATTCTCAGCGCTGACAG ATACAAGGCAGTTGTGAAGCCACTGGAGCGACAGCCCTCCAATGCCATCCTGAAGACCTGTGCCAAAGCTGGCTGCATCTGGATTGTGTCTATGATAATTGCTCTACCAGAGgctatattttcaaatgtatatactTTTCAAGATCCCAACAAAAATATGACATTTGAATCATGTGCCTTTTATCCTGTTTCTGAGAGGCTCCTGCAAGAGATACATTCTCTGCTGTGCTTCTTAGTGTTTTACATTATTCCACTCTCTATTATCTCTGTCTATTATTCTTTGATTGCTAGGACTCTTTACAAAAGCACCTTGAACATACCTACTGAGGAACAAAGGCATGCCCGCAAGCAG ATTGCATCCCGGAAGAGAATTGCCAAAACAGTGTTGGTGCTGGTCGCTCTGTTTGCTCTCTGCTGGTTGCCAAATCACCTCTTATATCTGTACCGCTCGTTCACTTATCAAACCTACGTGGACCCCTCTGCCATTCATTTTGTTGTGACCATTGTGTCTCGGATTCTGGCTTTCAGCAATTCTTGTGTAAACCCCTTTGCTCTTTACTGGCTGAGCAAAACCTTCCAGCAGCATTTCAAAGCTCAGTTGTTCTGTTGCAAGGCAGAGCTGCCTGAGCTTCCTGCTGATACCCCTCTTAACAATCTGGCTGTGATGGGAAGGGTCCCCTGTGCTGGGAGCACGCAGGTGTCTGAAATTAGTGTGACCTTGTTCACTGGGGGTAGTGTGAAGAAAGAAGATGACAGAGTCTag